A segment of the Asinibacterium sp. OR53 genome:
TCTTAATCTTGCGGCTGCGGAACCATACATACATTACCAGGAACAATCCGCCGCCAACGATCAACGTTACGAAACCACCGTGCATGAATTTCTCCAGGTTGGCAATGAGAAAAGAAGATTCAATGGCAATATATACAACCAGGTAGAGATAGATCCAACCCGGCAATACCCGCCGGCTCACCAGGAAATTGGCAAAGAGTATCGACGTGCTGATCATACACATGGTAATGGCCAATCCGTATGCCGCACCCATATTGGATGATTTCTGGAAATACAACACAATACCCGTACAACCTATATATAACAGGAAACTGATACCAGGTATATACAGTTGTCCTTTTTCTTCGGTGGGATAATGGATTTTCATCTTGGGCCAGAGGTTCAGCCGCATGGCTTCACTGATCAATGTAAACGATCCTGATATCAACGCCTGGCTGGCAATAACCGCTGCCACGGTAGAAATGATAACGCCCGCCAGCTTGAACCAGTGCGGCATAATGCCGATAAAAGGATTGAATCCGTCGGCAATGACCTGCGATGGAATGACCTGCCCTTTATAATTTGCGAGTAACCATGCGCCTTGTCCGAGGTAGTTGAGTATGAGGCATGTCTTTACAAATATCCAGGACACACGGATATTACCCCGGCCACAATGTCCAAGGTCGCTGTACAATGCCTCAGCGCCGGTGGTACAAAGGAAAACAGCACCCAATAGCCAGAAACCTTTGGGATAAGTAGTAAGTAAGTCTATGGCGTAATGCGGACTCAACGCTTTCAGTATGCCGAGATCATCTACCAGGTGTGAACAACCCAATACAGCCAGCATCACGAACCAGATGCCCATGATGGGACCAAACATTTTTCCAATAGAAGCAGTACCAAACTGCTGCATAAAGAACAACAGGGTAAGAATTCCCAGTACAATGCCGATAATGGTGTTTTGTTCGATGTCGTGAAACACAGGTAATTGCCTGAGTCCCTCAATGGCAGAAGTAACGGTGATAGGAGGCGTGATGATACCATCGGCGAGCAGGGCAGCGCCACCCAGCATAGCGGGGATCACGAGCCATTTGCGGCGCCTGCGCACAAGCGCATACAGGCTGAAAATACCACCTTCCCCTTTGTTGTCTGCTTTAAGGGTAAG
Coding sequences within it:
- a CDS encoding KUP/HAK/KT family potassium transporter, which produces MSKNFNKVTTAGLIIALGIIYGDIGTSPLYVLNEIITGRVISEYLILGSLSCIIWTLTLQTTVKYVILTLKADNKGEGGIFSLYALVRRRRKWLVIPAMLGGAALLADGIITPPITVTSAIEGLRQLPVFHDIEQNTIIGIVLGILTLLFFMQQFGTASIGKMFGPIMGIWFVMLAVLGCSHLVDDLGILKALSPHYAIDLLTTYPKGFWLLGAVFLCTTGAEALYSDLGHCGRGNIRVSWIFVKTCLILNYLGQGAWLLANYKGQVIPSQVIADGFNPFIGIMPHWFKLAGVIISTVAAVIASQALISGSFTLISEAMRLNLWPKMKIHYPTEEKGQLYIPGISFLLYIGCTGIVLYFQKSSNMGAAYGLAITMCMISTSILFANFLVSRRVLPGWIYLYLVVYIAIESSFLIANLEKFMHGGFVTLIVGGGLFLVMYVWFRSRKIKNRYVEFVRMEHYIPMIQELSNDRTIPKYATHLVYMTSANNPKEIEHKIIYSILNKKPKRADIYWFVHVDVLDDPYTCEFSVEHIIPNDIIRVEFRLGFRVEQRINLMFKKVVAELVNNKEVNITSRYESLEKNNVVGDFQFIVLEKYLSQDNELPIIERVIMKLYFWLKEISLGEERGFGLDPSSVTIEKFPLIVAPVSKFNLKRVYMDGGEFE